A portion of the Tachyglossus aculeatus isolate mTacAcu1 chromosome 24, mTacAcu1.pri, whole genome shotgun sequence genome contains these proteins:
- the EVA1C gene encoding protein eva-1 homolog C, with amino-acid sequence MCVPGYLSKLLQNHTALACDGDRLSLQCPRHSSISVQVAFYGPDSERCDSRPPDAERAGGPACAAPTTLQKVLDECQDRRACQLPVNSRLFGPDACPGVAKSLLVSFKCKPDEFKTKTACEDQEVKLHCHETKVLNIYSAAFGRTAQETDICSSALGRAPQFDCLSYSALKVLSQRCYGKQRCKIMVSDHQFGNPCLPGVKKYLTVGYACVPKHILSAIDPMVSLLNPSWKPKEGDYDTKLGPGGSRGLKTDGVIVSSSLAVFAYVRAHPERAALLFVSSVCVGLVVTLGAVVARGSCPKDCRELQPAQEPLMLESGGAREGSGDEEDDSSGSDFPDEWPDFHRSPHPPRGAAEAADLAERLEWRDQIIQEIWLSSGLDTSPPRNLGPDY; translated from the exons atgtgtgTTCCAGGCTACCTCAGCAAGCTGCTGCAGAACCACACGGCCTTGGCGTGTGACGGGGACCGCCTGAGCCTGCAGTGCCCACGACACTCCTCCATCAGCGTCCAGGTGGCCTTCTACGGGCCCGACTCCGAGAGGTGTGACTCTCGGCCACCTGACGCGGAGAGGGCCGGCGGGCCGGCCTGCGCGGCCCCCACCACCCTGCAG AAAGTGCTGGACGAGTGCCAGGACCGGAGGGCCTGCCAGTTGCCCGTCAACAGCCGCCTCTTCGGACCGGACGCTTGCCCAGGCGTGGCCAAGTCCCTTCTGGTCTCCTTCAAATGCAAGCCTG ATGAATTCAAGACCAAGACGGCGTGTGAGGACCAGGAGGTGAAGCTCCACTGCCACGAGACCAAGGTTCTGAACATCTACAGTGCCGCCTTTGGGCGCACGGCCCAAGAGACGGACATCTGCTCGTCGGCCTTGGGCCGCGCACCTCAGTTCG ATTGTTTATCTTACTCGGCCTTAAAAGTGTTGTCTCAGAGGTGCTACGGTAAACAGAGATGCAAAATCATGGTGAGCGATCACCAGTTCGGAAACCCGTGTCTGCCGGGAGTGAAGAAGTACCTCACCGTGGGCTATGCTTGCG ttCCCAAGCACATACTTTCAGCTATCGATCCAATGGTGTCCCTGCTAAATCCTTCTTGGAAGCCGAAAGAAGGTGACTACG ACACCAAGCTGGGGCCGGGAGGATCCCGAGGGCTGAAGACGGACGGCGTCATCGTCAGCAGCTCGTTGGCTGTGTTTGCTTACGTTCGAG CACACCCCGAAAGGGCGGCCCTGCTGTTCGTGTCCAGCGTCTGCGTCGGGTTGGTCGTCACGTTGGGCGCGGTGGTGGCCCGCGGGTCGTGCCCCAAGGACTGCCGAGAACTGCAGCCCGCCCAAGAGCCCCTGATGCTGGAGAGCGGCGGGGCGCGGGAGGGCAGCGGCGACGAAGAGGACGACTCCTCAGGCTCCGACTTCCCGGACGAATGGCCCGATTTCCACCGGTCGCCCCATCCGCCCCGCGGAGCCGCGGAAGCGGCCGACCTGGCCGAGAGGCTGGAGTGGCGGGACCAGATCATCCAGGAGATATGGCTGAGCAGTGGCTTGGACACCTCCCCGCCGAGGAACCTGGGCCCGGACTACTGA